The nucleotide window CCGGGACCGGCTCTTCCATGGTGCGCCCGCAATCATTCTTATCGGGTCATCCCCCGGGGCTTCCTGCCCCAAAGAAGATGCCCTGCTGGCGGCCGGCAATATCCTGCTGGGGGCCCACACCATGGGGCTTGGCACCTGCCTGATCGGGTATGTGGTGGCACCCATGACCGCAGACCGGTCCATCCAGAAAAAATTGGGAATCCCGGCATCGGAAACCATCCATGCCGCTGTGGCGTTAGGCTATCCCAAAGAAACCTATCAGCGCATCACCGGCAGAAAGCGCCCCGTGATCCGGATGATTTGATTTTCCCGGTTGAAATCAGGGAAGGGAACCCCTATGGTTATGATATGACAACAGCGCAACAAGGAGATGTTTTCCCATGATAGACAGAAAAGAAGAAAACACAGCCGTCCTGGTGGTAGATGTCCAGGGCGATTTTACCCAACTGATGAATGGCAGCCTGGCCGTTGAAGGCACGGACCAGGCCTACCTGGATCAGGTGACCGCGGAAACAAGGCGGCTGAAATCCTTAGGCTTTCCCGTGTTTGCCACCCAGGACTGGCATCCGGCCGATCATATCTCTTTTGTGACCATGCATAAAGGCCATGTTCCCTTTGATGTCATCGCGACCTGAACGGTACCGATCAGATCCTGTGGCCTCCCCACTGCATCCAGAACACCCCGAACGCCGAAGTGCTGGTGGACAACGGCCTGCTTGAGGCGATCGTGAAAAAGGGCATGGATCCCAGATATGATTCCTATTCCGGTTTTTTTGATGACGGGAATCATGACACGGGTCTGGACGCTTTGCTCAAAACCCATGGCATCACTGATCTGATCATGTTCGGGCTGACCACGGATTACTGCGCCCGGGCAACGGCCATGGACGCCCGGTCCCTCGGGTATGGGGTCAGACTCATCCGGAACCTGTGCCGGGGCGTGGCCCCGGACACCACCGGAACGGCGATCGAAAAAATGGCTGACGTCGGGGTGGTGATGGTGTGAATTTTTTTTCGGACCTGGGGCTGCACACCCGTGTCATTGACAGGGTGCCGCCGTCATAATCGGATATATCATTGAGACTCCTTTTCAATGCCGGATCCAGCAAGTGGAACCGTTTTTTCGGTAAAAAAAGTTGAAACACCAAAGAAAATACGTATACTGAACAATTTAGAATCATCTGGAGAATGTAGTTTCAATGATAGACAGAAAACAAGACCATACCGCCGGAGAGGGCATTTTTACTGCCCAAAAAGCCTGGCAAGTCGTCGCGCTCATGGGTTTTTTTCTTCTGGGTCAGGTATCCACCCCGGCATTTTCCGGGGAAGCCCTGACCTTTCCCCAGGCCCTGGACATGATGGTCTCCCGGAATGAGTCCGTTTTAAGCGCGGCTTCCGAAGTGGAACAAAAGGAATACGAGGCAAAAGCCACCCGGGGATTGAATTTTCCCGAAGTAACCCTCAGCGGCCAGTTTGTCCGGATCAATGACGTCATTGACCTGGATCTGAATCCCATCAGGGACGTGATTCTGGCGTTGCATCCGGCCGTCCCTTCAGCCGCGGTTCCCTTGTTTCACGAAACGGTTCAGGAAGACACCTTTTTCAAGTCACAGCTGAACGTCACCTGGCCGGTGTACACGGGGGGAAAGATTTCAGCGGCCCAGCGCGCTGCGGATGCCGGGGTGCGGGAATCAGCGGCAAAACTGGACCAGACCAGAGACACGCTCACCTCGGAACTGGTTAAATTTTATTATGCCGTCCGGCTGGCCGATCAGGTGTATCAGATCCGCCGGGAGGTCGTGGATGCCCTTGATCAGCATGTGTTTCAGGCCCGGCGGCTGCAGGAAGAAGGATTTATTGCCAGAACCGAGGTGCTTCATGCCCAGGTGGCCCAGGCCCGGGCGGAAAGGGAACGCAAGGCATCGCTCCGGGACCTGGATCTGGCAAAAATAGCGCTTGCCAACATTCTGGCTGCAAAAAATCCCGTTATCCCGGTTTCTCCGTTGTTTCTTTTGCCGTCCGTTGACCCGGAAGCCGCTTTTATCAGGCAGGCCCGGGATCACCATCCCGCCATCGCCCGCATCGAGGCCGTGAGAGACAGGGCCGGGGAAAACCTGAAGGCCGCCAGATCTGAACGGTATCCAACCGTATATCTTTTCGGTACCCGGGAACTTTACGAAAATGATTTGACAGTTTTGGACCCGGCCTGGTCCATCGGTGCCGGGGTCAATGTCACCCTTTTTGACGGGGGGGCCAGGGCCGGCAAGATCGCGGCCGCCCGAAACATAGAGAACCAGGCGGAGTTGATGCAGCGCAAACTGGCCAGAGACCTGGAAACCCTGGTGTCTTCCCGCTACCAGGAAATGATGAAAGCCAGTGAGCAGTATGATTCCCTGCAGTCTTCCGTGGATCTTGCAAAAGAAAATATCCGCGCCAGAAATCGTTCTTTTGAAGAAGGCCTGGCCACATCACTGGATGTGGTCGACGCACAGCTCTCATTGTCTGAAACCCGGGTGGAAAGACTGCTGGCTGCTTACAATTTTGACGTTGCATTGGCCCGGCTCCTGGAAGCATGCGGCCGTGGAACAAAATTCCCCCAGTACCTGGCAGGAAACATGATGGAGGTGGAACATTGAAACGCATGCGGACAATATTGGAGCCGCTGATCGGTCTTCTTGTCTTGATCGGTATCGTCTGGGGCCTGACCCTGTACCTGCAGGAACCCGAAATTCAATACATACAGGGGGAGGTCGATGCCACCCAGGTCAACCTGGCGGTCAAAATCGCCGGGCGGGTTTCTGACGTGTTTGTGAAAGAAGGGGAGTACGTCCAAAAGGGAACCAGCCTTCTGCGGCTGGACAGCCCGGAAATCACAGCCAGGCTCACCCAGGCTTCCTCGGCCCGAAAAGCCGCTTCCGCCCAAAAGGACA belongs to Desulfotignum balticum DSM 7044 and includes:
- a CDS encoding isochorismatase family protein, with protein sequence MLVDNGLLEAIVKKGMDPRYDSYSGFFDDGNHDTGLDALLKTHGITDLIMFGLTTDYCARATAMDARSLGYGVRLIRNLCRGVAPDTTGTAIEKMADVGVVMV
- a CDS encoding TolC family protein, whose protein sequence is MIDRKQDHTAGEGIFTAQKAWQVVALMGFFLLGQVSTPAFSGEALTFPQALDMMVSRNESVLSAASEVEQKEYEAKATRGLNFPEVTLSGQFVRINDVIDLDLNPIRDVILALHPAVPSAAVPLFHETVQEDTFFKSQLNVTWPVYTGGKISAAQRAADAGVRESAAKLDQTRDTLTSELVKFYYAVRLADQVYQIRREVVDALDQHVFQARRLQEEGFIARTEVLHAQVAQARAERERKASLRDLDLAKIALANILAAKNPVIPVSPLFLLPSVDPEAAFIRQARDHHPAIARIEAVRDRAGENLKAARSERYPTVYLFGTRELYENDLTVLDPAWSIGAGVNVTLFDGGARAGKIAAARNIENQAELMQRKLARDLETLVSSRYQEMMKASEQYDSLQSSVDLAKENIRARNRSFEEGLATSLDVVDAQLSLSETRVERLLAAYNFDVALARLLEACGRGTKFPQYLAGNMMEVEH